Proteins encoded together in one Polaribacter reichenbachii window:
- a CDS encoding FadR/GntR family transcriptional regulator yields the protein MKISLIDSNENRILQNDIIRKIRDLINSKNLERGEKLPSERVISEKINVKRNHIKEAIKRLEFYGVVKSISQSGTFLSIGLTGFNGIVEEILTIDSPSFIELAETRISLELKTVALASKRRTEEDLIRIENTLKAFELKITNGKDYLEEDLLFHLAIAKASKNNTMLSVMLLIIPPILDTYERDAVCDGDQVLSEINKHKDIYLAIKAKDTKKAEEMMQKHFFKLSKFIENKKT from the coding sequence ATGAAGATTAGCTTAATAGATTCTAATGAAAATAGAATTTTACAGAATGATATTATTAGAAAAATTAGAGATTTAATAAACTCTAAAAATTTAGAACGTGGAGAAAAACTACCTTCTGAACGTGTTATTTCTGAAAAAATTAATGTCAAAAGAAATCATATTAAAGAAGCGATTAAAAGATTAGAGTTTTATGGCGTAGTAAAATCAATATCGCAAAGTGGTACTTTTTTATCTATTGGCTTAACAGGTTTTAATGGAATTGTAGAAGAAATTTTAACAATAGATTCGCCTTCTTTTATAGAACTAGCAGAAACCAGAATTTCTTTAGAGTTAAAAACAGTTGCTTTAGCTTCTAAAAGAAGAACAGAAGAAGATTTAATTAGAATTGAAAACACACTTAAAGCATTTGAATTAAAAATTACTAATGGTAAAGATTATTTAGAAGAAGATTTATTGTTTCATTTAGCTATTGCAAAAGCAAGCAAAAACAATACAATGCTTTCTGTAATGTTATTAATTATACCTCCTATTTTAGATACTTACGAAAGAGATGCGGTTTGCGATGGCGATCAAGTATTATCAGAAATAAATAAACATAAAGATATCTATTTAGCAATAAAAGCAAAAGACACTAAAAAAGCCGAAGAAATGATGCAAAAACATTTCTTTAAACTATCAAAATTTATAGAAAATAAAAAAACTTAA
- a CDS encoding outer membrane beta-barrel protein gives MKKLLLITLLIANTIYAQEKKEKVNILKNTWLIGGKISLSSTNAETTDNNTSKGYGISLNPEIGFTIKNNLVLGLGLGYDYYKNENTDALNYSRSRNVLSIAPYVKKFIPINSHLLFSLKGEARFSTDENKNSDSTNLSRNKTFFVGFRPGITYFLSKRISLDANIGSIGYSHFNRKYDTNDETYKSNSFNLNLNSSDFLFGFTYYL, from the coding sequence ATGAAAAAATTATTACTGATTACTTTGTTAATTGCAAACACAATTTACGCACAAGAGAAAAAGGAAAAAGTAAATATTCTAAAAAATACTTGGTTAATTGGAGGGAAAATATCCCTAAGCTCAACAAATGCAGAAACAACAGATAACAACACCTCCAAAGGCTATGGAATTTCACTAAATCCTGAAATCGGATTTACAATAAAAAACAATCTAGTCTTAGGATTAGGTTTGGGTTATGATTATTATAAAAATGAAAACACAGATGCTCTAAACTACTCAAGATCTAGAAACGTTTTGAGTATAGCACCATATGTCAAAAAATTTATACCAATCAACTCTCATTTATTATTCTCTTTAAAAGGTGAAGCTAGATTTTCTACGGATGAAAACAAAAACAGTGATTCAACAAATCTATCTAGAAATAAGACTTTCTTTGTTGGTTTTAGACCTGGTATAACCTATTTTTTATCAAAAAGAATTTCTTTGGATGCTAATATTGGTTCAATTGGCTATTCTCACTTTAATAGAAAGTATGACACCAATGATGAAACTTACAAGTCAAATTCATTTAACCTTAATTTAAATTCCTCAGATTTTCTGTTTGGTTTCACTTATTATTTATAA
- a CDS encoding class I SAM-dependent methyltransferase: MKKNQSKKIKKPWPTKKIMDQIYDLNLWGGNETEFYSGFGSHNPELVDPYIKIINEFLNSFDNPISVLDLGCGDFNIGKALYKNTKKYTAIDVVEDLINYNKEKFKADNLEFKCLDIAKDELPKADCVFIRQVLQHLSNAEVENILNKLSNYKYLILTEHLPKGDFEPNKDIISGQGIRIKKQSGLDILKSPFNFKAKTKKELLSIDLADGKGVVVTWFFEVF, translated from the coding sequence ATGAAGAAAAATCAATCAAAAAAAATAAAAAAACCTTGGCCAACTAAAAAGATAATGGATCAGATTTACGACCTAAATCTTTGGGGAGGAAATGAAACTGAATTCTACTCTGGTTTTGGTTCTCATAATCCTGAATTGGTTGATCCTTATATTAAAATCATAAATGAATTTTTAAATTCTTTTGATAATCCTATTTCTGTTCTAGATTTAGGTTGTGGCGATTTTAATATTGGTAAAGCACTTTATAAAAACACAAAAAAATATACTGCAATTGATGTTGTAGAGGATTTAATCAATTATAATAAAGAGAAATTTAAAGCGGATAATTTAGAATTCAAATGTTTAGATATTGCAAAAGACGAATTACCAAAAGCTGATTGTGTATTTATTAGACAGGTTTTACAACATTTATCGAATGCAGAAGTTGAAAATATTCTAAACAAATTAAGCAATTATAAATACTTAATTTTAACTGAACACTTACCAAAAGGAGACTTTGAGCCCAATAAAGATATTATTTCAGGACAAGGCATCAGAATAAAAAAACAAAGCGGATTAGATATTTTAAAATCACCTTTTAATTTTAAAGCAAAAACTAAAAAAGAATTGTTATCTATTGATTTAGCTGATGGGAAAGGTGTTGTTGTTACTTGGTTTTTTGAGGTTTTTTAA
- a CDS encoding GYDIA family GHMP kinase — translation MTNYYSNGKLLLTGEYLVLDGAKSLAIPTKFGQDLIIEKIKEPQIIWGSFTMTGECWFEAIFDLPKLRLANCTFNSDKEGSAEFIAETLLEILHEAKRMNPDFLAAENGFVVKTKLTFPRNWGLGSSSTLINSIASWAKVDAFQLLWNSFKGSGYDIACAQNDSPIFYEIQDKKPVVQQVNFNPSFKENIFFVYLNQKQDSKEGIAKFRESNINFDKEIMRISEISESFLKVNSITEFNKLIIEHEQIISSIIKLKPVKEQLFSDYFGEIKSLGAWGGDFVMATGNEKTKAYFNNKGFNTILTYSEMIL, via the coding sequence ATGACAAACTATTACTCTAATGGAAAACTGTTGCTAACAGGAGAATATCTTGTATTAGATGGCGCAAAATCATTAGCAATTCCCACAAAATTTGGGCAAGATTTAATTATTGAAAAAATAAAAGAACCTCAAATTATTTGGGGAAGTTTTACAATGACAGGCGAATGTTGGTTTGAAGCCATTTTTGATTTGCCAAAATTACGTTTGGCAAACTGCACTTTTAATTCTGATAAAGAAGGAAGTGCAGAATTTATTGCAGAAACTTTGTTAGAAATTTTGCATGAAGCCAAAAGAATGAATCCAGATTTTTTAGCTGCTGAAAATGGTTTTGTTGTAAAAACGAAACTTACATTCCCAAGAAATTGGGGTTTAGGGAGTTCATCAACCTTAATAAATTCTATTGCTTCTTGGGCAAAAGTAGATGCTTTTCAATTATTATGGAATTCTTTTAAAGGCAGTGGATATGATATTGCTTGTGCACAAAATGATTCGCCTATTTTTTATGAAATTCAGGATAAAAAACCTGTTGTACAACAAGTCAATTTTAATCCGAGTTTTAAAGAAAACATCTTTTTTGTGTATTTAAATCAGAAACAAGATTCTAAAGAAGGTATTGCAAAATTTAGGGAAAGTAATATTAATTTTGATAAAGAAATAATGCGTATTTCTGAAATTTCTGAGTCTTTTTTAAAGGTAAATTCAATTACAGAATTTAATAAATTGATTATTGAACACGAACAAATTATAAGTTCAATCATCAAATTAAAACCAGTTAAAGAACAATTATTTTCTGATTATTTTGGAGAAATTAAAAGTTTAGGAGCTTGGGGTGGAGATTTTGTAATGGCTACAGGAAACGAAAAAACAAAAGCATATTTTAACAACAAAGGATTTAATACAATTCTTACTTATTCAGAAATGATTTTATGA
- a CDS encoding NAD(P)/FAD-dependent oxidoreductase yields the protein MTKIIIIGGGAAGYFTAINAKENNPELDITILEKGKDVLQKVKISGGGRCNVTHACFIPKDLVQFYPRGKKELLGPFHQFMTGDTFEWFEERGVPLKIEDDNRVFPEANTSQAIIDCFQNAVDKLKIKVLTNCGVNEVYQQENKWVINTKNETFTADKVVFAAGSSKKVWDLCKTLNHSIVEPVPSLFTFNINDKRLVDLLGTSVPNATVNIVGTKLEASGPLLITHWGMSGPAVLKLSAFGARILADKNYQYNVMVNWLSRPTDKVLNVLLNLKKKEPRKTVILKSPFSEISKRLWERFVIASEIRNNQNWADLKNAQLENLANQLTKGMFNANGRTTFKDEFVTAGGVDLKEINFKRFESKQHKNLFFVGEVLNIDAVTGGFNFQNAWTGGFICAKALAEV from the coding sequence ATGACTAAAATAATTATAATTGGAGGTGGTGCAGCAGGATATTTTACAGCCATAAATGCGAAAGAAAACAACCCAGAGTTAGATATTACCATTTTAGAAAAAGGTAAAGATGTTTTACAGAAAGTAAAAATTTCTGGTGGTGGACGTTGTAATGTAACTCACGCTTGTTTTATTCCTAAAGATTTGGTTCAGTTTTATCCAAGAGGAAAAAAAGAACTTTTAGGTCCCTTTCATCAATTTATGACAGGTGATACTTTTGAATGGTTTGAAGAAAGAGGTGTGCCTTTAAAAATTGAGGATGATAATCGTGTTTTCCCTGAAGCAAATACAAGTCAAGCAATTATAGATTGCTTTCAAAATGCTGTTGATAAGTTGAAAATTAAAGTGTTAACAAACTGTGGTGTAAATGAAGTTTATCAACAAGAAAATAAATGGGTTATCAACACAAAAAACGAAACTTTTACAGCAGATAAAGTTGTTTTTGCTGCTGGAAGTTCTAAAAAAGTTTGGGATTTATGTAAAACTTTAAATCACTCTATTGTAGAACCAGTTCCATCTTTATTTACATTTAATATTAATGATAAAAGATTGGTTGATTTATTAGGGACTTCTGTGCCCAATGCTACTGTAAATATTGTGGGCACAAAATTAGAAGCTTCTGGCCCATTATTAATTACACATTGGGGTATGAGTGGCCCAGCTGTTTTAAAATTATCGGCATTTGGAGCAAGAATTTTAGCTGATAAAAATTATCAATATAATGTAATGGTGAATTGGTTATCTAGACCAACTGATAAAGTGTTAAATGTTTTATTAAATCTTAAAAAGAAAGAACCAAGAAAAACTGTGATTTTAAAATCGCCATTTTCTGAAATTTCAAAGCGATTATGGGAACGTTTTGTAATTGCATCAGAAATTAGAAATAATCAAAATTGGGCAGATTTAAAAAATGCTCAATTAGAGAATTTAGCCAATCAACTAACAAAAGGAATGTTTAATGCCAATGGCAGAACTACTTTTAAAGATGAATTTGTAACTGCTGGTGGTGTAGATTTAAAAGAAATTAATTTTAAACGCTTTGAAAGCAAACAACATAAAAATTTATTCTTTGTAGGTGAAGTTTTAAATATTGATGCTGTTACTGGCGGATTTAATTTTCAGAATGCTTGGACAGGTGGCTTTATTTGTGCAAAAGCTTTGGCAGAGGTTTAA
- a CDS encoding thioredoxin family protein translates to MARTESNEFKIGEKAPDFNLINTIDDEIYALNDLKGDKGTVIMFICNHCPFVIHVNAELVKMANEYEQKGIRFIAISSNDVENYPQDAPHLMKELAAQEKYSFPYLYDETQEVAKAYNAACTPDFYVFDADLKSVYHGQLDDSRPGNGKPVTGIDLRKSLNNILENKNPTENQKPSVGCGIKWKINLN, encoded by the coding sequence ATGGCAAGAACAGAATCTAACGAATTTAAAATAGGTGAAAAAGCACCAGATTTTAATTTAATCAATACTATTGATGATGAAATTTATGCGTTAAATGATTTAAAAGGTGATAAGGGAACTGTTATTATGTTTATCTGCAATCACTGTCCGTTTGTAATTCACGTAAATGCTGAATTGGTAAAAATGGCAAATGAATACGAGCAAAAAGGAATTCGTTTTATTGCTATAAGCTCTAATGATGTTGAGAATTATCCACAAGACGCACCTCATTTAATGAAAGAATTAGCTGCACAAGAAAAGTATTCTTTTCCTTATTTATATGATGAAACCCAAGAAGTTGCTAAAGCATATAATGCTGCTTGTACTCCAGATTTTTATGTGTTTGATGCGGATTTAAAATCTGTTTATCATGGTCAATTAGATGATTCTAGACCAGGAAATGGAAAACCAGTTACAGGTATTGATTTAAGAAAATCTTTAAATAATATATTAGAAAATAAAAATCCGACAGAAAACCAAAAGCCAAGTGTAGGTTGTGGTATTAAATGGAAAATTAACCTTAACTAA
- a CDS encoding glutaminyl-peptide cyclotransferase, whose translation MKKIALVTLLLSFYLFTSCDKDYKFTLDVSKKNTIKDKIEITLKEENNQQVDNVQFFVNGKEISSDGNSITLNAADYGVGKYAVSALAFYPGKTKKLNNSFEIFSDKKPVLYNFEIVNSYPHDTNAFTQGLEYNNGFLYETTGRRGQSTLRKVEIKSGKVLKKIDLDKQFFGEGMTIVNDKVYWLTWEAKKGFVYDLKTFKQVSEFKYNKSKEGWGLTHNDKEFIKSDGSNKIWFLDLETLNEIRSIQAYTNKVSLKSLNELEWVNGKIYANYWQKPLIAIINPKNGVVDGIINLKGLVKEMEKTQKLEGQDDVLNGIAYDKENDRLFVTGKNWGKLFEIKLLTE comes from the coding sequence ATGAAGAAAATTGCCTTAGTTACATTGCTATTATCGTTCTATTTATTTACAAGTTGCGATAAAGATTACAAATTTACGCTAGATGTTTCCAAAAAAAATACAATCAAAGATAAAATTGAAATTACTTTAAAAGAAGAGAATAATCAACAAGTAGATAATGTTCAGTTTTTTGTAAACGGTAAAGAAATTTCTTCGGATGGAAATTCGATAACGCTAAATGCTGCAGATTATGGTGTAGGTAAATATGCTGTTTCTGCTTTGGCATTTTATCCTGGTAAAACGAAAAAGTTAAACAATTCGTTTGAAATTTTTTCTGATAAAAAACCTGTGCTTTATAATTTTGAAATTGTAAATTCTTATCCTCATGATACAAATGCATTTACCCAAGGTTTAGAATATAACAATGGTTTTTTATATGAAACAACAGGTAGAAGAGGGCAATCTACCTTAAGAAAAGTGGAAATAAAATCAGGTAAAGTACTAAAAAAGATAGATTTAGATAAGCAGTTTTTTGGAGAAGGAATGACTATTGTTAATGATAAGGTTTATTGGTTAACTTGGGAAGCTAAAAAAGGTTTTGTCTATGATTTAAAAACTTTTAAACAAGTAAGTGAGTTTAAGTATAATAAGAGTAAAGAAGGTTGGGGTTTAACACATAATGATAAAGAATTTATTAAATCTGATGGTTCTAATAAAATTTGGTTTTTAGATTTAGAAACTCTAAATGAAATAAGATCTATACAAGCTTATACCAATAAAGTCTCGTTAAAAAGTTTAAATGAATTAGAATGGGTAAATGGTAAAATTTATGCTAATTATTGGCAGAAACCCTTAATAGCAATCATAAATCCTAAAAACGGAGTTGTAGATGGTATTATTAACTTAAAAGGTTTGGTTAAAGAAATGGAGAAAACTCAAAAATTAGAAGGTCAAGATGATGTTTTAAATGGTATTGCTTACGATAAAGAAAACGACAGACTTTTTGTTACCGGTAAAAATTGGGGTAAACTTTTTGAAATCAAATTGTTAACAGAATAA
- a CDS encoding type B 50S ribosomal protein L31 has translation MKKGIHPENYRMVAFKDMSNEDVFLTRSTVDTKETLEVDGVEYPLVKLEISRTSHPFYTGKSKLIDAAGRIDKFKNKYAKFKK, from the coding sequence ATGAAAAAAGGAATTCATCCAGAAAATTATAGAATGGTAGCTTTTAAAGATATGTCTAACGAAGACGTTTTTTTAACACGTTCTACTGTAGACACTAAAGAAACTTTAGAAGTTGATGGTGTAGAGTATCCTTTAGTAAAATTAGAGATTTCTAGAACATCTCACCCATTTTACACTGGTAAATCTAAACTTATTGATGCTGCAGGACGTATTGACAAGTTCAAAAACAAATACGCAAAATTCAAGAAATAA
- a CDS encoding FMN-binding glutamate synthase family protein yields the protein MRNTILSFLITATVLSGVLVYFLPHIGNIILLSISGLLTLIAIYDSLQTKHSLLRAFPLLARLRWLFEEERDKIQQYFIEDNLNGTPINREKRSVVYQRAKLSKDTIPFGTQHNVYAKGYEFVKHSLFPKNHHYTTGERIIFGSDKCSQKYDGSIINISAMSFGSLSSNAIMALNQGAKMGNFAHNTGEGGISPYHLQGGDLIFQVGTGYFGAGKSVDSKRVFDAEIFKKNAIRPEVKMIEIKFSQGAKPGHGGILPAKKNTPEIAEIRSVEAGTQVDSPPGHSAFSNFDEMINFIQKVRDLSEGKPVGIKFCVGNNEEIEQMIKAFADANNYPDFISVDGGEGGTGAAPLEFTNYIGSPLVEGLVFVNKLLKQYNLRHQIKIIASGKAVDAFDVVKYLALGADAIGMARSFMLSLGCIQARECNLDTCPVGVATQDEDLVEALVVEQKNIRVKNYHNKTITAVKEMVSAIGLDSIDDIQPNQVFRRRKDEEIASLKEIYY from the coding sequence ATGAGAAATACCATTCTTTCTTTTTTAATAACAGCAACAGTATTAAGTGGAGTTTTAGTTTATTTTTTGCCACATATAGGCAACATAATTCTACTTTCAATATCAGGTTTATTAACTTTAATTGCTATTTACGATAGTTTACAAACCAAACATTCTTTATTAAGAGCCTTCCCTTTATTAGCTCGTTTGCGTTGGCTTTTTGAAGAAGAAAGAGATAAAATTCAACAATATTTTATAGAGGATAATTTAAATGGAACACCTATAAATAGAGAAAAAAGAAGCGTTGTTTACCAAAGAGCAAAACTATCTAAAGACACCATTCCTTTTGGCACACAACATAATGTTTATGCCAAAGGATATGAGTTTGTAAAGCATTCTTTATTTCCAAAAAATCATCATTATACAACAGGAGAACGTATAATTTTTGGCTCTGACAAATGCTCTCAAAAATATGATGGTTCTATCATAAACATTTCTGCAATGTCTTTTGGCTCTTTAAGTAGTAATGCAATTATGGCTTTAAATCAAGGAGCAAAAATGGGAAATTTTGCGCATAATACTGGTGAAGGAGGAATTTCTCCTTATCATTTACAAGGTGGAGATTTAATCTTTCAAGTAGGTACAGGTTATTTTGGTGCAGGAAAATCTGTAGATAGCAAACGTGTTTTTGATGCCGAAATTTTCAAGAAAAACGCAATTCGTCCTGAAGTAAAAATGATTGAAATTAAATTTTCTCAAGGTGCAAAACCAGGTCATGGAGGTATTTTGCCAGCAAAGAAAAACACACCCGAAATTGCAGAAATTCGTTCTGTAGAAGCTGGCACTCAAGTAGATTCTCCTCCAGGTCATTCTGCATTTTCTAATTTTGATGAAATGATTAACTTCATTCAAAAAGTAAGAGATTTATCCGAAGGAAAACCAGTAGGAATTAAATTTTGTGTGGGTAATAATGAAGAAATTGAACAAATGATTAAAGCATTTGCTGATGCTAATAATTATCCAGATTTTATTTCAGTTGATGGTGGTGAAGGGGGTACTGGTGCTGCGCCCTTAGAGTTTACCAATTATATTGGATCTCCTTTAGTAGAAGGTTTGGTTTTTGTAAATAAACTTTTAAAACAATACAACTTAAGACATCAAATAAAAATTATAGCTTCTGGTAAAGCTGTTGATGCTTTTGATGTTGTAAAATACCTAGCCTTAGGTGCAGATGCAATAGGTATGGCAAGAAGCTTTATGCTAAGCTTAGGCTGTATACAAGCTAGAGAGTGTAATTTAGATACTTGTCCTGTTGGTGTGGCTACACAAGATGAAGATTTAGTTGAAGCTTTGGTTGTAGAACAAAAGAATATTCGTGTAAAAAATTATCATAATAAAACAATTACAGCTGTTAAAGAAATGGTTTCTGCAATTGGTTTAGATTCTATTGATGACATACAACCCAATCAAGTTTTTAGACGTAGAAAAGACGAAGAAATTGCTAGTTTAAAAGAAATTTATTATTAA
- a CDS encoding DUF4197 domain-containing protein, whose product MIKRILVLVIAIQFVGCAELQKVVSQLPSGGGVLTQEQIGNGLRQALDHGIENQVTKLTAVDGFYKNELVKILLPQELQAVDNGLRKIGLGNLADEGIKALNRAAEDAVKTATPIFVNAVKEITFADAKNILLGDQNAATSYLQSKTNQSLYNSFSPVINQSFSKVGADKIWSNLITKYNSIPFVNKVDPDLTAYVTNEALKGVFTMIEVEEKGIREKVGLRDTALLKQVFALQDNR is encoded by the coding sequence ATGATAAAAAGAATTTTAGTATTAGTAATTGCGATTCAGTTTGTAGGTTGTGCAGAGTTGCAAAAAGTTGTTAGTCAGTTGCCAAGTGGAGGTGGAGTGTTAACACAAGAGCAAATTGGTAATGGTTTGAGACAAGCTTTAGATCATGGTATCGAAAATCAAGTTACAAAACTAACTGCTGTAGATGGTTTTTATAAAAATGAATTGGTTAAAATTTTATTGCCACAAGAATTACAAGCTGTAGATAATGGCTTAAGAAAAATTGGTTTAGGTAATTTAGCTGATGAAGGAATTAAAGCACTAAACAGAGCAGCAGAAGATGCTGTAAAAACTGCAACTCCTATTTTTGTAAATGCTGTTAAAGAAATTACTTTTGCAGATGCAAAAAATATTTTATTAGGCGATCAAAATGCAGCAACATCTTATTTACAATCTAAAACCAATCAAAGTTTATACAATAGTTTTAGTCCTGTAATTAATCAATCTTTCTCTAAAGTAGGAGCAGATAAAATTTGGAGTAACTTAATTACTAAATATAATTCTATTCCGTTTGTAAATAAAGTAGATCCAGATTTAACAGCTTATGTAACTAATGAAGCTTTAAAAGGAGTTTTTACAATGATAGAAGTAGAAGAAAAAGGGATTAGAGAAAAAGTTGGTTTAAGAGATACAGCTTTATTAAAGCAAGTTTTTGCTTTACAGGACAATAGATAG
- a CDS encoding DUF5522 domain-containing protein, with translation MFNPRIEFEKDDFYFNEQGYRVFTEKYHLKRGYCCKSGCKHCPFGYDKKTDSFK, from the coding sequence ATGTTTAATCCAAGAATAGAATTCGAAAAAGACGATTTTTACTTTAACGAGCAAGGTTACAGAGTTTTTACAGAAAAATATCACTTAAAACGTGGTTATTGTTGTAAAAGTGGCTGTAAACACTGTCCTTTTGGTTATGATAAAAAAACAGATAGTTTTAAATAA
- a CDS encoding Xaa-Pro dipeptidyl-peptidase yields MKKSLLIILLVFIFQINAQEKTVPVFKDGEAQVVEAFSHSKNWIRHDLWVETSFDSDGDGKLDRVHVDVTRPNQTETEGLKLPVVYESSPYYAGVASGGKELFWNVKHEFGEKVAEPTRSNVKRRGKRPIISNSQIKTWVPRGYIVVHSSSPGTGLSDGSPTVGGDNESLAPKAVIEWLNGKAKGYASRTGNEEVKAFWSTGKVGMTGTSYNGTIPLAAATTGVEGLEAIIPIAPNTSYYHYYRSNGLVRSPGGYLGEDIDVLYDFIHSGKEENRARNNKVVRDTELVNGMDRATGDYNDFWAGRDYLNEMQPMKAALLMSHGFNDWNVMPEHSYRIYKKASEMGLPTQIFYHQNGHGGPPPITMMNRWFTRYLHGVENGVENDAKAWIVRENDKRDAPTSYENYPNPSAKPVTFYLNPGAPGAGTLSTEKPSSNTKETLVDNYSFSSDALAQADYTNHRLLYVTPVLKEDVHISGLSTITIKAASSKPAVNLSVYLVSLPWNKGRRAKITDNIITRGWADLQNYKSLTKSKPLKPGKFYEMTFTLQPDDQIIKKGQQIGLMIFSSDNNYTLLPKPGTELTVDLENTSITIPIVDGSNGIKY; encoded by the coding sequence ATGAAAAAATCATTATTAATTATATTACTTGTTTTTATTTTTCAAATAAATGCACAAGAAAAAACAGTTCCTGTGTTTAAAGATGGTGAAGCTCAGGTTGTAGAAGCTTTTAGTCATTCTAAAAATTGGATTCGTCACGATTTATGGGTCGAAACAAGTTTTGATTCAGATGGAGATGGAAAATTAGACAGAGTTCACGTAGATGTTACAAGACCAAATCAAACAGAAACAGAAGGTTTAAAATTACCTGTAGTTTATGAATCTAGTCCTTATTATGCAGGAGTTGCTAGTGGAGGAAAAGAATTATTTTGGAATGTAAAACACGAATTTGGAGAAAAAGTAGCAGAACCAACACGTTCTAATGTTAAAAGAAGAGGAAAAAGACCAATTATTTCGAATTCTCAAATTAAAACTTGGGTACCTAGAGGTTATATTGTGGTACATTCTTCTTCTCCAGGAACAGGTTTGTCTGATGGTTCACCAACTGTTGGTGGCGATAATGAATCATTAGCACCCAAAGCAGTTATAGAATGGCTTAATGGAAAAGCAAAAGGTTATGCCTCTAGAACAGGAAACGAAGAAGTTAAAGCATTTTGGTCTACAGGAAAAGTAGGTATGACAGGGACTTCTTATAATGGAACAATTCCGTTAGCTGCTGCAACAACAGGAGTAGAAGGTTTAGAAGCTATTATACCAATTGCGCCAAATACTTCTTATTATCATTATTATCGTTCAAATGGTTTGGTACGTTCTCCTGGCGGATATTTAGGAGAAGATATTGATGTTTTATATGATTTTATCCACAGTGGAAAAGAAGAAAATCGTGCTAGAAATAACAAAGTTGTAAGAGATACAGAATTAGTGAATGGAATGGATAGAGCAACTGGAGATTATAATGATTTTTGGGCTGGTAGAGATTATTTAAATGAAATGCAACCAATGAAAGCTGCATTATTAATGTCTCACGGATTTAATGATTGGAATGTAATGCCAGAGCATAGTTATCGAATTTATAAGAAAGCATCAGAAATGGGGTTGCCAACTCAAATATTTTATCATCAAAATGGTCATGGAGGTCCACCACCAATTACAATGATGAATCGTTGGTTTACACGTTATTTACATGGAGTAGAAAATGGAGTAGAAAACGATGCAAAAGCTTGGATTGTTAGAGAAAATGATAAAAGAGATGCACCAACTTCTTATGAGAATTACCCAAATCCATCAGCAAAACCAGTTACTTTTTATTTAAATCCAGGTGCGCCAGGAGCTGGTACTTTATCTACAGAAAAACCATCATCAAATACAAAAGAGACTTTAGTTGATAATTATTCTTTTTCTTCGGATGCTTTAGCACAAGCGGATTATACAAATCATCGTTTGTTATATGTAACTCCGGTTTTAAAAGAAGATGTTCATATTTCTGGATTATCAACCATAACCATAAAAGCTGCAAGTTCTAAACCGGCCGTAAATTTATCTGTGTATTTAGTTTCATTACCTTGGAATAAAGGAAGAAGAGCAAAAATAACTGATAATATTATTACACGTGGTTGGGCTGATTTACAAAATTACAAGTCGTTAACAAAGAGTAAGCCTTTAAAACCAGGTAAGTTTTACGAAATGACTTTTACTTTACAACCAGATGATCAAATTATTAAAAAAGGACAACAAATTGGTTTAATGATTTTTTCTAGTGATAATAATTATACATTATTACCAAAACCAGGTACAGAACTAACGGTTGATTTAGAAAATACTTCTATTACAATTCCTATTGTGGATGGTTCTAATGGTATAAAATATTAG